In the genome of Aythya fuligula isolate bAytFul2 chromosome 23, bAytFul2.pri, whole genome shotgun sequence, the window ttcaggggctggggctgtgttgGTCCCAGCCAGGGAGGGGGCTGTGAGCAGTGGGAGTgcctgtgctgggctgcagagcccctcATCCCCCCCTGATGTGCTTCAGCCTTCCTGCAGAGAACTGTTTGCAGTGAGTAAAACAGCTCGTTAATCTTTCCCTCGTGGTTCTCTTCCCTGGCATGATCTCCCGTCCACACCTCAGAGCTCTCCTGCCTGTCTGAAAGCCGCATGCAAAGTGAGTCTGATTAGAGCTGTAGAAACTGGGGAGTGAACTGTTCCCAGGTCCTGGGCCAGGATCTGGCCTGGGGGGGGGTCAGAGCACCGGGCTTCGTGCTGCTCTCCTCACTCATCTGCTTCTTCCCACACAAGGCCAACAGAAGACTTGATGCAGATCATAAGttttatgctgcttttcctAGAGCAGCAGTGGATATTGTGGAGCTGGCTCTCAGGTAACCCTATCACAGTGGAAAGGTTCTCTGTTGTtaaagcaggagcagccctATTTTGCTGTGACTGTTTAAGCAAGGGGAAATTGAGGTTTGTGGTCTTGAGTGGTTTGAATGCTTATTTTATTCCCTCTTCCCCTTGGAGTTATTTGTGTAGAGCTTTCAACATGGAGGAGGGAGGTAATAAAATACTGGTTCTAACTACAGTCACTGGGAGATGATTTTTAAACATTCTGCTGCTAATTCAAACTTCTAGCCTGGACTCCTCAGTCCCAGTTCACTTGGTGCAGTTTCTCAGTTGCTCAAGGTAACCATGGATTGACTGGCTGGCATGAAACACTTTTATCTCTTTGCAGGGCCACGATGGGCATCCTGGAATATTGGTGTGTTCATCTGTATTCGTTGCGCTGGGATCCACAGGAACCTAGGAGTTCATATATCCAGGGTAAAATCCGTCAATCTTGACCAGTGGACACAAGAACAGATACAGGTAATGCAGGTGAAATGAAGGGATTGTTGTAGTAGTGGGGGTTTGTGAGCTGGGGGGGAGTCATAAAGTCTCAGAGACCAAAGAGGTGGGAAGTGAAGCAAAAAGGTAATCGGGATGAGTTCTTTTGAATTGCAGTGCATGCAAGAGATGGGGAATGGAAAAGCAAATCGTCTTTACGAAGCCTTCCTGCCGGAGAACTTCAGGCGACCTCAAACAGATCAGTatcctttcttcctttgctgctgGGGAAACATGGAGAGCGTTCACCTTGTTGCTTAGTAGCTGCCCTTGTTGCATAGGAGGCTTAACTTCATGTGCCTGGGCATCAGCTGTGAGAACAAGTTCCTGGCTAGGCACCCTCTGACATTGCTTCAGCCACAGGCAGCTTGCTTCCAAAACAAAGTGGAAGAGAGCTGGAAGGATTGTTTCTGAGCTGTGCAGATGGAGATCTGGAAGCTGAGTGTTACAACCCAAGGTGTTGTGTGAGATGCACTTCAGGGCCTGTGGCAAATAAGAGGCTTGAGCATTTGAGATCCTTAGTGGAGACAGCTGGAAAGATccaacacttctgaaaatgaagctgtaaTTTTCTACTACATCTATTAAATAAGGGTTTCTAGCCAGGTAGTGCAAGGGGCTTTACAGATGCGAACCTAAAAGGAGCATCTCTTAGTTTTAGTCGTAAGCTGGTGGTTGAGGTGGTCCTGTATGCATCAGATCCATTTATCTGACCACTGTGCCTTGTGCTGATGACACGTGTGCTCTTAAGTGATGTTCAAAGTAAATacacatcaaagaaaaaagcacGGTTGGAATTAAGCCCTGATCTAGTGTACCTTTTATAGCACTGTCATGCTTTGAATAGTCCAAAGGAGCAAAAATTGAGCAGCTAAAGTAGTTGGATCCAAggctaaattattttaaagttactgCTGGAAATGCTCTTTAGGCAGTCGTTAATTTAGTTACAGCTTGTACCTTGTATCCGTGTGTTAAACAAAGCTATGCAAATCTTCTGCTCTTGAATCATTTGTCTTTAACAAGCTTCTTGCAGAGCTGTGGAGGGCTTCATTCGTGATAAgtatgaaaagaagaaatacatggaCCGAAGTATTGACATCAATGCATTTAGGGTTAGTTCCTAATCACTTCTACGAAGGCTTGAGTGCTTGTTAAGTGTGGGTCTGTCTCATGAGTAAGCAGTGAGTGTATGAAAACAGACAGGCTTAAATTTCCTGTATTAGTGACTAATTTCTACAAGGCTGATCGGATTCAGTCGTTCTGTAGAGAATAAtttaagttggaagggacctctgaaggtcagAGCACGACTGATTTCTAATGTAGGTCTTCAGCTGTATATCTGTGCTGTTGGATGGGTAGCTTGCTAGGAGCTTGAAATGAGCAAAGATTGAGGCTTTTTGGGTTAGTAACAGCACACAAAGATCTATCGTTCTTACTGCGTGATGTGAGCTTTGACCTCATGTCAGtgcttttctttacagaaagagaaggatgacaaatggaaaaagagtaATGAGCCagtatcagaaagaaaactggaacCTATCATCTTTGAGAAGGTGAAAATGGTAAGACCAGAAGCCATGGCCATCGATCAATTGTAAAGACTTCTCTTGAGCAGGACGGAGGTATTCCAGCTTCATATGGAAGCATTTTTTCAGGCCTCAGTCATAGCAGTGGATGCATTGAGTCACACTAATGGTAGTAGCTTGTTTTCCACTGCTCAGACAGATACTGAGCAGATGTGCTCTGCCTTGCAGTGCAGAGCAGATTGGAATCCAGCTACTCCCTGCTTAGCTTTCTAACTTGAGCTGTTATTTTTCCTAGTTTAGAGCATGCTTAAATTTGTCGATGGATTCCGATATAACAGGACAGTAAAACAACTGTGGAATAGttgctctgaatttctgttcACTTTTCAAAGCACTTATGTCCACTGGGAAAAGGACTTTTAAGGGGTTTAATCTCTCATTAAAGCCTCTGATATATCAGAGTAAAAACAAGACTTGAACAAGACTTCTGGTGTTCTTTCCCTAGcctcaaaagaaagaagagacacAGCAGTCTAGAAAGAGTTCTCCTAAGTCTTCTGAACCAGTAATGGACTTGCTAGGACTTGGTAAGAGCCTCTCCAGCATTATTGCACTTGTTAAATTGCCCCCATGTTCTATCTTTGGTCTTGTGAATTTGGTGAACTCTGAGTACTTTATTTCCCTCTCTGGTCACTGCAGCAGaaacatctcttttcctttttgctggcGCAGTGGCTGTAGTATTACAGGAGCACTTAATGGTCTCCAGACACCGTGTGGCTCCTGGCTACTCTGAGGTTAATGGGACAGATATGGCACAGTGTGCTTCCTTGGTCCTAAGCCAGTTCCTTCCCTTCACCAGAAGGGAGAGTGAagagctggcagtgtgctggCTGAAGTAGGTTACAGGTCAGGTCACTGGGTTGAGTGGCATATGTGCAAACTGCTTCATTGGCAAGGAGGCAGCCCCTCAGCCTGAGGCCATCTGCGTGCCCGTCCATCACAGCTTTCTTTCTCCCAGATGCTCCCGTGACAAGCACCCTTACAAATGGCAGGCCGAGCAGCTTAGAGAAGGATCTTGATCTTTTTGCATCGGTGGCATCGAACTCTGACTCCAGGAAGGTAAGAAGGGAGCATCAGTGTTTGCCAGAGATGCTTGAATGAGGAGACAGTGATCTCCACCTTCCTGCAGTGCTTCAGGCAGCTGATGCATTTGTGCTGTCTCCTCCTCAGGTCACTGGTTCTATGCCAACCTCTGGAAGTGCTGGTTCTGTTCCTGAAAACCTGAACCTCTTCCCCGAGCCAGGAGGCAAAGGGGACGAAGTGGGGAAGAAGCAGCTCTCTAAAGACTCTATCCTCTCCCTGTACGGCTCTCAAACACCTCAGCTGCCCGCGCAAGGTACCAGATCTCAGAATAGAGCAGCACACTAATTCAGAGTGGGTGGGGGTGTCCTGATAGCTGACAAGCAGGGATGTGGGAGTGTAGGTGGTCCTTGAGAGCTGGCGAGGAGCATAACGAGCTGCGTAGCCTGGATGTCACGGCCGAGCGAGCGTTGCGGCAGGCTTTGATTTGAAGGTCAGCCTTTCAGCCCCAAGAGTGAGCGCGATAACACTCCTCcccttttgttttattcctccttttttcaGGAGCAATGTTCATGGCCCCGGCTCAGATGGCGTACCCCCCAGCAGCTTACACGGGCTTCCCAGGAGtggctccttccagcagcaTGATGGGAGGCATGATGGCCCCCTCGGTGGGCATGATGGCTCAGCCTGGGGCTGCGGGGATGGTGACCCCCATGGCCATCCCAGCCGGGTACGTGGGCAACGTGCAGGCGGCTGTCATCGGTGTCCCCAACGGGATGATGGCTGCGCAGCAGGCTGGCTACGTGGCCGGCATGGCAGCGGTTCCCCAGCCTGTCTACGGTGTGCAGCCAGCTCAGCAGCTTCAGTGGAACATCACTCAGGTGAGGGGGGATCTGCTGCTGACCCGAGGGTGGAtggagggcaggggaggcacAGGCAGGAAGCTCCCTGTCCCTTGTGCTCTCAGCCTGTCTCCTGAGGTTGGGTGAGGCGTGCTGGTGCTGCAGACAGGGATCAAAAAGCAGTAACAGTGGTCTCAAGGTTCATGGTGGAGACCAAAAATCAGTGTAACATCAGctgaaaggagaaattcctCAGCTTGATAGATGGGCACGCACCTGGGAAATTGCTAGGTAGTGATCCTCATTTTTATGGGGAtaaatgggaaacaaaacctTGACTCTCCCTTCATGTAAACATTTGAGGAGAGATGGGTCTAAATGACAGGTTTGTAGACAAAACTAGTGTCCTGTATAGAAATCAGAGCTTCCTGTGAGCTGGATGACACAGGTTTGTGTTCATGCAGTAGCATCTGGCTGCATCTGTGTTCTGTGCCTtgagctgaaggagctgggctggggactCGCAGGCTGATTTGAGGTATAGCAGGGGTGCTATAAAACCCTGTTGTGAATCAGGAGTGCTACTAGCACTAGTACCAGCTGATTCATCTTCCTCTAAGAGGCTGCTTAGCATGGCAGAGAAAGGTCAGATAAGAGCACGCACCATGTTTCGGCAGCGCCTTGGATTCTATAATAAGATGAAAGGTGTGTGTACTCGAGGGTGAGTGGAGTCTGCTTTTGTAAGTCTAACTTGGGGTTGATTGTAGAGGACTCGAGCCTTTAGGGTATCCTTAAATGAAGCTTTATTGCCTTGTTTGAGTCTGTTCACTGTAACTTTTTACGAGGATTCGCTTAAGACTAATGTGTTGGGGAGGAAGAGTTTTACTGTAGCTGACTGCCGTGGGCTGGCACGTTTTCCCTGGCATAGccctgattttcttctcttctcccctctgCAGATGACCCAGCAGATGGCTGGGATGAACTTCTATGGAGCGAATGGTATGATGGGCTATGGACAGTCGATGGGTGGAGGAGGTGCCCAGGGAAGCAATCAGTCCCTCAGCACTCAGATGTGGAAATGATCCCGTGCGTTGTGACCATTTTTgccttctgttctgttcttcaaaACTGCTCCATGAGACATTCAgggtttttctttctggctgGCTGCCCAGCCCGAACCTCTTTCCATAACTGAGACCCATCTCTGCCTTTTCACTGTCAGACACGGTGAAACCTCAGTGACCAGAACATGAGCTCCCCTGTATTTAGCACAGTCAATGCACACTTCTGGGGTGGACCCCCCTCCTTGCACAAACCTCCACTAATGCTTCTGGGTAGCACTTAATGTCCTGGGGTCTTAGCAGAGGTGTGACTGAGGAATGTGGGAAATCTGTACTTATAATAATACTGCCTGTAATTTCAGGCCTTTTAAGAACCACTTAAACTCTAGTATTAGTAGGGGTTTTGGTTAGCAGAGGGGTGGAAACCCTGTTTGGTGCTGAGGAACTGGATTTTAACCCAAGCCCGGGGCAAGCAAGCCTTGCTACCTCTTCCCTCGAGCAGCGTTCTCTGGAGCTGAGGCCTTGCTGTGCTTGGCTCGCCAACCCTCATTGGAACCAAAGTCATTTTGAAgacccctctccctccccccatgAGCAAGCAGGATTCTCGCACAGTGTGGGGGCAAGCTGTTTGGAATGTGAAACTTGCACTTCAGAGTGGCTTTTCTGTCTAATCTGTGGTATCGATGTATTTAACTTTT includes:
- the SMAP2 gene encoding stromal membrane-associated protein 2 translates to MTGKSVRDVERYQAVLAGLLLDEANKFCADCQAKGPRWASWNIGVFICIRCAGIHRNLGVHISRVKSVNLDQWTQEQIQCMQEMGNGKANRLYEAFLPENFRRPQTDQAVEGFIRDKYEKKKYMDRSIDINAFRKEKDDKWKKSNEPVSERKLEPIIFEKVKMPQKKEETQQSRKSSPKSSEPVMDLLGLDAPVTSTLTNGRPSSLEKDLDLFASVASNSDSRKVTGSMPTSGSAGSVPENLNLFPEPGGKGDEVGKKQLSKDSILSLYGSQTPQLPAQGAMFMAPAQMAYPPAAYTGFPGVAPSSSMMGGMMAPSVGMMAQPGAAGMVTPMAIPAGYVGNVQAAVIGVPNGMMAAQQAGYVAGMAAVPQPVYGVQPAQQLQWNITQMTQQMAGMNFYGANGMMGYGQSMGGGGAQGSNQSLSTQMWK